A segment of the Thermococcus sp. genome:
ACTCACATGGTTCTTTTTCGTGATCTGGCCTACTATCTCGAAGGCCTTCTTTGTCACCCTTGCTTTGGCCACCCACTTCTTGAGGAACTCCCTCGGTGGGAACTCTATGGCATCGCAGGGGCAGACCATTGAGCAGGTGTTGCAGCCTACGAGGCAGTTGTAGGGCCTCGCCACAACCGGCTTCCCCTCCTCTGGATCCCAGTCGAAGACGCGCCGTCCGCAGGTGACAAAGCAGATTCCGCAACCGGCGCAACGGTCGTAGTTTATCTTCGGGTACCACTCTATCTCTTTCCTATCAGCCCCCCACCAGGGGATGACGCTGAGATCCTTAACCTCCCTACCGAGTGCGTCCTTTCCAATAACGGGAGCCTCAACGTTCGACATCGCCCTCACCTCAGTTATGGCTAATAATATTTCATTTAAAATATTTTTCAAATGTATTGGTTCTTAACCATTGGTTCTGGACAGCCCTACCCAGAAAATTTTAAATTCAAATTCATGTGAAAAAGTATTGATGAAAATGCTCTGCCTGAGAAACGTTGAGTATGAGAAAAGCGGGCGGAAAATCCTTCAAAGAGTAAACATAACTTTCAGAGAGGGCATGAGTTACTCGATACTCGGGTCTAATGGGGCCGGAAAGTCAACGATAGCCAAGATTCTGATGGGCGAGCTGAAACTGACCTCAGGTCAGGTTCTCCTCGAAGGAAACGACATCACTGGGCTGAGCGTAACCGAGAGGGCAAAACTGGGCATAAGCATGGCCTGGCAGGAGCCGGCGCGCTACGAGGGGATAAAGATTGGGGAGTACCTCACCCTCGGCGGAAAGCTGAAGATCGGGGAGGACGAGATGAGGGAGGCACTCGAGCTTGTTGGTCTCCCTACGAACTCTACGCCAACAGGTTTATCGACAAGGGCCTAAGCGGGGGCGAACGGAAGAGGATTGAACTGGCCTCGCTCCTCCTCCTGAAGCCGAGGTACGTTATCCTCGACGAGCCGGATTCGGGCCTTGATATAACCGCGGGCGAGCTTATCGAGGAGCTTTTGGGAGGTTCAAAAAGATGGGAACGACGGTGATTCTGATCACCCACCACGAGGAAATCGCTGGAAAAACCGACTTCGCGTACTTCGTCTGCGTAGGCAGGCTCGTCAAGAAGGGCTTTTCCAGAGAGGTCGTTGATTACTACAGGAAAACCTGCGGAAGGTGCCTCTTCGTGGAGGGATCGCCGTGACGATAAAAATTGACCGCGTGAAGGAGTACGAGGCCCTCCTTGAGGTGTACGAGTGAGGGTCTCGATAAATCGCTCTTCGATAACAGGGTCGCGGCCATAATCATCAGCGGGGACAGGATAATCGGCCTAAACAACGTCCCTGGAGTTGCGATAGAGGGCGAGGAGATAGAAAACGGCGTAAAGGCTGACGTTAGGATAGCCGATGGGGTAGAGCTTCCCTTCCCGATCACCTCTGCACAGGCTACCTCAAGGGTAAGGGCTACCAGAGGGTTGAGTTCAACATAGCCGTCGGAAGGAACTCGGAAGTGAGGTTCACCTCCCACTGCATATTCCCCTACGCAGAGGACTTCACCCACGAGGCGACAGCGGGGATAACCGTTGGCGAGAACTCCACGGTGCTCTACGACGACGAACACATACACGGCAATGGGGTGAGATGATAAGCAGGACGGAGGTGGAGGTCGAGAAGGGCGGCCGCTACACTGGTAAGTTTTCCCTCATGAAGCACCGCGCGAGGGAGCTCAAGCTTGAGATGACTGCGAAGCTCGCTGGGAGGGCAGTTGCGGAGCTGACCTCGAAGATCAGGGCAGTCGAGGACGACTCGGTCGAGGTCAGGGAAATTCTCCTGCTGGAGGGTGCCCGTTCAAGGGGAAATCTCAAAAGCACGGTCATAGCCTTCGACAGCTCAAAAGTTAACGTCGTGAACGAAGCGTACGGTTTTGGAGACTACGCCAAGGGCCACGTCGAGTGCCATGAAGTAGTTAAGGGAAACGCGGACGTCCAGACGGTTCCCCTGCTGAGAGTGAAGAACGACAAGGCGGAACTTACGCACGAGGCCTCGATAGGCAGGGTAAACGAGACCCAGCTCATCCAGCTCATGGCGAGGGGATTAACTGAAGAAGAGGCGTCGGAGCTTATAATAAAGGGGCTTTTGATGTGGTAGTTCACTCTCTGTGCTTTTCGCATTCCCCTTTGTGCTCCTTCTCCCGCCTTATCTTCTCCTTCCAGTTGGGATCGACCTCGAGAACCTGCTCGATGAAGGCTTTAACGACCTCCCTGATTGGTCCGTAGGCACCTGTGACAACCGTTATCCCGAAGTCGTTGAAATAATCAACCGCCTTCCTGCCCATGCCGTAAGCTAGAACAACCTCCCCCCCGTGCTCTTTTATGAAGCCGGGCAAATCACCGGGTCCGTGTTCTTCAAAGGGAATCCCAACGGCCTCATAGCTTTTAATCTTGTTGTCCTCAACATCGACAAAGACGAAGTACCTTGCCCTTCCGAAGTGCCCACTGACGTTGCTCTCAAGGCCTCTGTCCTCCTCAGCAGGGATTGCGATCCTCATTTTCACCACCGTAGTTATGAATATCTTTTCAAATATAAACC
Coding sequences within it:
- a CDS encoding ferredoxin family protein, whose translation is MSNVEAPVIGKDALGREVKDLSVIPWWGADRKEIEWYPKINYDRCAGCGICFVTCGRRVFDWDPEEGKPVVARPYNCLVGCNTCSMVCPCDAIEFPPREFLKKWVAKARVTKKAFEIVGQITKKNHVSEEEITATPEQDLPKKE
- a CDS encoding ATP-binding cassette domain-containing protein; its protein translation is MKMLCLRNVEYEKSGRKILQRVNITFREGMSYSILGSNGAGKSTIAKILMGELKLTSGQVLLEGNDITGLSVTERAKLGISMAWQEPARYEGIKIGEYLTLGGKLKIGEDEMREALELVGLPTNSTPTGLSTRA
- a CDS encoding SufD family Fe-S cluster assembly protein, with protein sequence MISRTEVEVEKGGRYTGKFSLMKHRARELKLEMTAKLAGRAVAELTSKIRAVEDDSVEVREILLLEGARSRGNLKSTVIAFDSSKVNVVNEAYGFGDYAKGHVECHEVVKGNADVQTVPLLRVKNDKAELTHEASIGRVNETQLIQLMARGLTEEEASELIIKGLLMW
- a CDS encoding NifB/NifX family molybdenum-iron cluster-binding protein, with translation MRIAIPAEEDRGLESNVSGHFGRARYFVFVDVEDNKIKSYEAVGIPFEEHGPGDLPGFIKEHGGEVVLAYGMGRKAVDYFNDFGITVVTGAYGPIREVVKAFIEQVLEVDPNWKEKIRREKEHKGECEKHRE